The Denticeps clupeoides chromosome 1, fDenClu1.1, whole genome shotgun sequence genome segment TTTCTTTTTGCTGTCATGTTTGGAGACCTTGGTCATGGTGCAATCATGGCTCTGTTTGGCCTCTGGATGGTGCTGAGTGAAATGAGCCAAAAACAGAGATGCTCACGAAACGAGGCAAGGGGGTTTTCTGCTATGGTTATgaacttttatataaaaatgcaattgaatattcatttttaatctgAGACTTATATATGACCATCACTCACTAGGCTAAACAAGGACTGAGATAAACTGGGAAGTGTAAAGCTGTGgtaacatttaattaatgctTGTCCCTTTATGTATGATCTCAGGTCTGGCGAATATTTTTTGACGGACGCTACATCATCTTAATGATGGGACTGTTCTCTATTTACACTGGCCTCATTTACAACGACTGCTTCTCCAAATCCCTCAACATCTTTGGCTCTGGCTGGAGCGTTCATGCCATGTTCACACAGCAGCAGTGGACGTGAGTTACAGAAACactttgtaatttttgtatCTGCACAAAGATGAGCTAAAGAGCACAAACTGAACTCCAGTGCTCAACAACTGAACCTATTTTCTCATGTTCTGCAGAAATGAAACCTTGAAAACAAATGCTTTGCTCACCCTTGATCCCAACATCTCAGGGGTTTTTAATGGACCCTATCCAATTGGCATTGACCCTGTGAGTAAATGCACAATCAGAAATGAGTAAAACTGTATTGTTTATTGTTCTTAAATCATCATATTCAGTGCATCTCTATCAGTAATGTCAGTAACGTGTGTAGAGAAAAACACATTGGAAAGGCATAACCAGTTCCCCATGAAAACAGTATGGtctctttttgtttgttctttagATTTGGAATATGGCCACAAATCGCCTTGCCTTCTTGAACTCCTATAAGATGAAGATGTCTGTGATTATTGGAGTCATCCACATGACCTTTGGGGTGGTGCTGAGTGTCTTTAACCATCTGTGAGTATGCAGGTTGactgtatatacagtagagACATAAATTATTAGTCCCCCCTTAATTAGACAGCACTCTTGATTTCTTCATGAAAATGTTATGTTGGAAACAAATAATCTATGAATAAGACTGAGTGCAAAAAAGAGACAATCAAAGTATTAGACCCCTGGCCATTAATAGTCAATAGTGGTCcctttctgagccacaactgacaAAAATCTATTAGAGTGGTTCTTTACCAGGTTGGCACAGGTCTCATGAGGGATTTTAGTCAATTCTTCCATGGTTTAAATCACATGATTTCCGagcatggacattcactttgagcagccgccacagattctcaataggaGTGAGGGCTGGGCTCTGTGCAGGAtactccaggatcttggttttggtaCCCTTGAACTGTTGGACTAATTTCGATGTATGCTTTGGATTGTTGTCTTGCTTTGGGTTGTTGTCAGCCTAGACCACGGGAAGATTTTTGCATAATGTCATGCACTTGAGCAGCCCTCACATTATAGCTTGTACTATTGTTTTACctgtaatgtttgttttttcctgttctCTTTCTCGTTCCCATGTCCTTGTGCTTTCTCTCTGTCATTGCAGACATTTCCGTCAGATGTATAAGCTGTACCTGCTCTTTCTTCCCGAACTGCTCTTTCTGCTCTGTCTTTTTGGATACCTGATTTTCATGATTTTCTACAAGTGGCTGGCCTTCTCTGTGCAAGAGTCCTACTCTGCCCCCAGCATTCTCATCCACTTTATCAACATGTTCTTAATGCAGGGGGTTGCCACCTCATCGCTCTATCCTGGACAGGTCAGTCACCTAACAGAATATACATATACGattaaatatacaacaaaatatTCCACATCCACTTGTATTTACTGCAAcaatataaacaaaaaatgacTTGTGACATGTTATGGATAAAATGTATACAGTTTATGTAACCAACAATAAATGTGACTCTGGTTGTACTTTTACAGACAGGGGTGCAGGTCTTCCTACTAGTGGTAGCTCTGTTGTCGGTACCTGTGCTGTTGCTAGGGAAACCACTTTACCTGTACTGGCTTCACCATGGTGGGAAAAGCTTGGGCGCACACAGGGTGAGTATTAATattcatgtgtatttgtgtgataaatagataaaaagtgaaagtgaagcgattgtcattatgaCATGTTCAACCATGagaggcccccggggagcagtgtgtggggacggcgctttgctcagtggcaccttggcggcttgggattcaaatcgccaaccttccgattatgagtccaTTTCCTtttctgctaggccaccactgcccctgatagATAGAAAGTATAGTGGCATGGTGGTTAGCAACACTGTTGTAAgtttgcaacatttgcatacTCTCCCCAAATCGGCACAAGTTTTTCCAGTTTCTTCCCATTATCCAAAGGCATTCTCATTTGGTGaattggcaactctgaattgtctgggctgtggtgggctggcaccctgGGGTGGGCTCCATGCTGCCACAACCATGATTAGGATTAAGTTGTTATAGAAAGTGATGGAGAGATTGATAGGTACTTCGTCACTCATGCTTAATTAGATTTAGAAGAtgtgctttaaaatgaaataatcatgaattgatttttttaatgccCATGTAGGGTTATGAGCGAGTTCGACGTGTGAGTGAAGAAGACTTGTCCCCATCCATTGTTCATGATGAGGAGGAGGCACTTGGTGATCAAATGACTGGCAGAGAAGCTGGTCCTCAGGAGGTTAGTACCCCTATTGCACTGACAAACAGTTTATCACAGTATTcagactgaatgtgtgtgttttggctgtgTGACAGTTTGACTTTGGGGACGTGTTCTTGCACCAAGCCATCCATACTATCGAGTACTGCCTGGGCTGCATTTCCAACACAGCCTCTTACCTGCGGCTATGGGCTCTGAGCCTTGCACATGCTCGTGAGTGTAACATCAATCCTCTCCAACTCCTCTCACACTTAAAATCAAACATgcatagtcatgaaaataatgttaataatgacAACTGTGACCTGAATTTCAGTAGCTGCCACCAATGTGAagcaaaattacattttacatttcttggCTCTTAGTGATCACCTTGATGCAGAAAACTGTCCAGTAATAGACAGTGATTCAGTTACAAGTTGAAGAAATGACCCCCCtaccaatacatttacatatatgcCCACACTGAAGGGACAATTTTGCATTGCTATTTAAGGTGTATTGGAGGGATTTGCTAATGTCATGTTTAAAGAGTCTGATATTTTAATTAGTACAGTATtagaggttcaaatcccaggttcaaatcccacttactaccattgtgtccctgagcaagacacttaaccctaaattgctccagggggggactgatgattgtaagtcgctctagataagggcgtctgataaatgccttaaatgtaaatgtaaatgtattagatCAGTACAGTATTTATTTCTGATAATTCATAAGTCTTAAGTTCACAAGTATTGGGCCCTAAATCTCTATACACATGATGATTACTGAGATATGTAACCTTTTGGTATATCTTTCTGCCTGTGTAACAGAGCTGTCAGAAGTGCTATGGGCGATGGTGATGCGGGTCGGtttcaggattggctccagacTGGGCCTGCTCTTTCTGGTTGTAGCATTTGCTGTGTTTTCTGTTCTCACTGTCTCCATCTTGCTCTTGATGGAGGGCCTCTCTGCTTTCCTACATGCACTGAGGCTGCACTGGTGAGTATGTCCACATCAAGTTACACAGCCATGGCTCTGTTCATGGTCAGAAACTGACCCAAGAAACTATTACAGCAGTGGCCCATGGTCAGGCAATTGAATCCATTACAAAAACATGCAACTCTTGTTGCTTATTAAGGTTTGTCTTTCTTCTCTTGCAGGGTTGAGTTTCAGAACAAGTTCTACAGTGGGACTGGGGTCAAGTTTGCTCCTTTTGACTTCTCCCTGATTCCCTCTGTCTTAGAACAGGACGGCTTACTCTAATCTCCCCAAGGAACTTTTGTACTGAGCTGGATGTCCATGGCTGAGGTGGTTGCTGACATGCTGCTGTTTCTCCCTATCaagatgttttatatatttagacAAAATGGGCCACATCAATGCCTTTGACATCCATATCAATCAAATCTCAGATTTATGAGCTCTTCAGACTGGTTACTGGTTGGCATTTTATATGGAAAACCTTTAATGTCTCAAGGAGTCTAACATTACTGTTCTTAATATTCTATGATTTTCGGATCTTAGCTAATTTGGGGGttttaaacataataaatataaaatatttcacacactATTATGTTTAATCAAGGTCATATCAAATTCTAAAGTGCCATATGTATGTTATTCAGTGGGCCGGTTTCAGTGCAGCATTGAATGTGATTGTACTTCAGTAAATGAAGATTTATTCTTTCATTGCCATATACAGACTGAGACGTAGAAAACTAACCTTGACACCTTTACAAAAAACAATTGTTCAATTGCTCTGTAACTGGACTGAAGGCATACACTTATTTTCGTTAAAAGCACTGACTAAAGACAAAAAGTTGTGCAAGTGTTTTCATAAAAGGGAACAGTAGCAAAAGAAACTGTGATATACGGTTGCACATTTTGTGGTTTCATACGAATTTCAAGGGTGTTGCTTTTCCATGTTATTTAATTGCATCTGGAAGCTAAAATATATTGATTTTCATGATTTGTGTCACTGGTGTTTAAATCACATCTATATTTTAAGACCTCTTGTGGTTCTTAAAGTAATAATTTTGGTCTGTTGTCATGATCATCACTTACAGCAAATAAAGTTAACATTTGAGTATGAAAAAACTCTCACAATTAGATTAAACAGAAGGCTCATAAGGCTGCAGGAATCAGTGTTCTACTCACTTTTCACATGTATCGCTGCATATGGAATCACTGTCATTGTCCTCATTTATACAAATGATAGGAGTGCAAAACACACCACCATATAAAGCATACTGTAGTTTTTAGTTAGTTGAGACTCAAGTCACCCTGGACTGTTTTATAGATTCAGGTTAGACCTAAATGAAGAACAGAGCTGATGGAATGTGTAATGCATTATATCCACCCCTGAAATAGATACCATCGACTCATAAACTATACATACAGATAATActtaacatatatacatacaaatatagGCATCTTGCAGCAGTATTTTGAAATAAACCAATGCTGTTAATCTGCTTAGCACTTTTAaacgttgactttttttttattttgtattgaaTTATGTTGTATTGGCGTTTACAATGACGCATTTAAgtggttaaaacaaaaatacCAAT includes the following:
- the atp6v0a2a gene encoding V-type proton ATPase 116 kDa subunit a isoform X2, which produces MGPGFRSEEMCLAQLFLQSGSAYDCVGELGEMGLVEFRDLNPSVSSFQRRFVNEIKRCEEMERILAYLLREIKKANIAVPETDDSPVAPAPKHVLEIMEQLQRLEVELSEVARNKEKLQRNLLELTEYTHMLRITHTFVHSRTRHEALGPQYEEFPSLETESVTGCTSMQRLGAKLGFVSGLIQRVKMEAFERMLWRVCKGYTILSYAEVDESLADLDTIGQKVQKICDCYHCHLYPHPESDEERADVMDSLRTRIQDLNNVLRRTEDYLKQVLHKASESAYSWVIQVKKMKAIYHILNLCSFDVTNKCLIAEVWCPVNDLAHLRRALEESSRKGEAPVPSFVNRIPSSDTPPTLLRSNKFTSGFQSIVEAYGVGDYREASPAPYTIITFPFLFAVMFGDLGHGAIMALFGLWMVLSEMSQKQRCSRNEVWRIFFDGRYIILMMGLFSIYTGLIYNDCFSKSLNIFGSGWSVHAMFTQQQWTNETLKTNALLTLDPNISGVFNGPYPIGIDPIWNMATNRLAFLNSYKMKMSVIIGVIHMTFGVVLSVFNHLHFRQMYKLYLLFLPELLFLLCLFGYLIFMIFYKWLAFSVQESYSAPSILIHFINMFLMQGVATSSLYPGQTGVQVFLLVVALLSVPVLLLGKPLYLYWLHHGGKSLGAHRGYERVRRVSEEDLSPSIVHDEEEALGDQMTGREAGPQEFDFGDVFLHQAIHTIEYCLGCISNTASYLRLWALSLAHAQLSEVLWAMVMRVGFRIGSRLGLLFLVVAFAVFSVLTVSILLLMEGLSAFLHALRLHWVEFQNKFYSGTGVKFAPFDFSLIPSVLEQDGLL
- the atp6v0a2a gene encoding V-type proton ATPase 116 kDa subunit a isoform X3; the encoded protein is MSRHPLKLNPSVSSFQRRFVNEIKRCEEMERILAYLLREIKKANIAVPETDDSPVAPAPKHVLEIMEQLQRLEVELSEVARNKEKLQRNLLELTEYTHMLRITHTFVHSRTRHEALGPQYEEFPSLETESVTGCTSMQRLGAKLGFVSGLIQRVKMEAFERMLWRVCKGYTILSYAEVDESLADLDTGEISKNVVFLISFWGDQIGQKVQKICDCYHCHLYPHPESDEERADVMDSLRTRIQDLNNVLRRTEDYLKQVLHKASESAYSWVIQVKKMKAIYHILNLCSFDVTNKCLIAEVWCPVNDLAHLRRALEESSRKGEAPVPSFVNRIPSSDTPPTLLRSNKFTSGFQSIVEAYGVGDYREASPAPYTIITFPFLFAVMFGDLGHGAIMALFGLWMVLSEMSQKQRCSRNEVWRIFFDGRYIILMMGLFSIYTGLIYNDCFSKSLNIFGSGWSVHAMFTQQQWTNETLKTNALLTLDPNISGVFNGPYPIGIDPIWNMATNRLAFLNSYKMKMSVIIGVIHMTFGVVLSVFNHLHFRQMYKLYLLFLPELLFLLCLFGYLIFMIFYKWLAFSVQESYSAPSILIHFINMFLMQGVATSSLYPGQTGVQVFLLVVALLSVPVLLLGKPLYLYWLHHGGKSLGAHRGYERVRRVSEEDLSPSIVHDEEEALGDQMTGREAGPQEFDFGDVFLHQAIHTIEYCLGCISNTASYLRLWALSLAHAQLSEVLWAMVMRVGFRIGSRLGLLFLVVAFAVFSVLTVSILLLMEGLSAFLHALRLHWVEFQNKFYSGTGVKFAPFDFSLIPSVLEQDGLL
- the atp6v0a2a gene encoding V-type proton ATPase 116 kDa subunit a isoform X1, which translates into the protein MGPGFRSEEMCLAQLFLQSGSAYDCVGELGEMGLVEFRDLNPSVSSFQRRFVNEIKRCEEMERILAYLLREIKKANIAVPETDDSPVAPAPKHVLEIMEQLQRLEVELSEVARNKEKLQRNLLELTEYTHMLRITHTFVHSRTRHEALGPQYEEFPSLETESVTGCTSMQRLGAKLGFVSGLIQRVKMEAFERMLWRVCKGYTILSYAEVDESLADLDTGEISKNVVFLISFWGDQIGQKVQKICDCYHCHLYPHPESDEERADVMDSLRTRIQDLNNVLRRTEDYLKQVLHKASESAYSWVIQVKKMKAIYHILNLCSFDVTNKCLIAEVWCPVNDLAHLRRALEESSRKGEAPVPSFVNRIPSSDTPPTLLRSNKFTSGFQSIVEAYGVGDYREASPAPYTIITFPFLFAVMFGDLGHGAIMALFGLWMVLSEMSQKQRCSRNEVWRIFFDGRYIILMMGLFSIYTGLIYNDCFSKSLNIFGSGWSVHAMFTQQQWTNETLKTNALLTLDPNISGVFNGPYPIGIDPIWNMATNRLAFLNSYKMKMSVIIGVIHMTFGVVLSVFNHLHFRQMYKLYLLFLPELLFLLCLFGYLIFMIFYKWLAFSVQESYSAPSILIHFINMFLMQGVATSSLYPGQTGVQVFLLVVALLSVPVLLLGKPLYLYWLHHGGKSLGAHRGYERVRRVSEEDLSPSIVHDEEEALGDQMTGREAGPQEFDFGDVFLHQAIHTIEYCLGCISNTASYLRLWALSLAHAQLSEVLWAMVMRVGFRIGSRLGLLFLVVAFAVFSVLTVSILLLMEGLSAFLHALRLHWVEFQNKFYSGTGVKFAPFDFSLIPSVLEQDGLL